The proteins below come from a single Paludibacter jiangxiensis genomic window:
- a CDS encoding C-GCAxxG-C-C family protein — translation MNTTEKKQQLAIATFQSGYNCAQSVLSTFSINFSLERDSLLKLASPFGSGIAKTQETCGAVTGALMAIGLKYGKGTNGTEEDKLISYALAQKLMTEFSRIHGCTNCKKLLNDLDMNNESEMAKIKELNLFNTNCINYIQTAVKLTDEILENN, via the coding sequence ATGAATACTACAGAAAAAAAACAACAATTAGCTATCGCTACATTTCAAAGCGGGTATAACTGTGCCCAATCCGTATTATCCACCTTTTCCATCAATTTCAGTCTGGAACGGGACAGTCTACTAAAACTTGCCTCTCCCTTCGGATCGGGCATTGCCAAAACACAGGAAACATGCGGTGCTGTTACGGGTGCTTTGATGGCTATCGGTTTGAAATACGGAAAAGGGACGAATGGAACTGAAGAAGACAAGCTCATCTCTTATGCACTTGCCCAAAAACTGATGACGGAATTTTCGCGCATACACGGATGCACGAACTGTAAGAAGCTGCTGAATGATCTGGATATGAACAACGAAAGTGAAATGGCCAAAATTAAAGAGCTGAATCTTTTCAATACAAATTGTATCAACTACATTCAAACCGCAGTAAAACTAACCGACGAAATTCTGGAAAATAATTAG
- a CDS encoding ABC-F family ATP-binding cassette domain-containing protein yields MITVSNLAVQFGKRVLFQDVNLKFSAGNCYGIIGANGAGKSTFLRTISGDLQATKGNIMMQPGERLSVLKQDHHEFDDLTTLDTVIQGHSTLYAIMTEKDALYAKADFSDADGIRASELEEKFAELEGWNAESDAASLLSGLGIKEEFHGMKMGDLSGKQKVRVLLARALFGNPDNLLLDEPTNDLDLDTVMWLEDYLANYNNTVLVVSHDRHFLDAVCTHVVDIDFGKIEIYTGNYSFWYESSQLASRQQAQQNKKAEEKRAELLEFIARFSANASKSKQATSRKKMLEKINVEEIKPSSRRYPGIIFTPEREPGNVILEVSGLSKAVEGEVLFDDVNFMIEKNDKVAFISRDPRAMTALFEILDGNMKADKGHFNWGVTITPAYLPMDNTEFFNTDLNLMDWLAGYSNDTHEVYLKGYLGKMLFSGEETLKKASVLSGGEKMRCMIAKMMLKNANCLVLDSPTNHLDMESIQAFNNCLQNFKGNVLLSSHDHQFVQTVCNRIIELTPYGIIDKQMEYDEYITREDIKELREKKYAGKL; encoded by the coding sequence ATGATTACAGTTTCCAATCTCGCCGTGCAATTCGGCAAGCGGGTTTTGTTTCAGGATGTGAACCTGAAATTCTCTGCAGGCAATTGCTACGGTATTATCGGTGCAAACGGCGCCGGTAAATCCACATTTTTACGTACTATCAGCGGTGACTTGCAGGCTACCAAAGGTAACATCATGATGCAACCAGGCGAACGTTTGTCTGTGTTGAAGCAGGATCACCATGAGTTTGACGATCTGACTACTCTCGATACCGTTATTCAGGGTCATAGCACTTTGTATGCTATTATGACCGAAAAAGATGCCTTGTATGCCAAAGCCGATTTCTCGGATGCCGATGGCATTCGCGCATCGGAACTCGAAGAGAAATTTGCAGAACTCGAAGGCTGGAATGCCGAGAGCGATGCTGCCTCTCTTTTGAGCGGTTTGGGTATTAAGGAAGAGTTTCACGGCATGAAGATGGGTGACCTGAGCGGTAAACAAAAAGTGCGTGTGTTGCTTGCCCGCGCGCTGTTCGGAAATCCCGACAACCTGCTGCTCGATGAGCCTACGAACGACCTTGACCTCGACACAGTGATGTGGCTCGAAGATTATCTGGCCAATTACAACAATACAGTGTTGGTTGTTTCGCACGACCGTCACTTCCTCGATGCTGTTTGTACACACGTTGTCGATATCGACTTCGGGAAAATAGAAATCTACACCGGTAACTATAGCTTCTGGTACGAATCGAGCCAGTTGGCTTCGCGTCAGCAGGCACAGCAGAACAAAAAAGCGGAAGAAAAACGGGCCGAGTTGCTCGAGTTTATTGCGCGTTTTAGCGCCAATGCCTCTAAGTCAAAACAGGCTACCAGTCGTAAGAAGATGCTGGAAAAAATCAACGTGGAGGAGATCAAGCCTTCTTCTCGCCGTTACCCGGGTATTATCTTTACTCCTGAACGCGAGCCAGGAAACGTGATTCTCGAAGTGTCGGGCCTCTCTAAAGCCGTTGAAGGCGAGGTGCTGTTCGATGACGTGAACTTCATGATCGAGAAGAACGATAAGGTGGCATTCATTTCGCGCGACCCGCGTGCCATGACAGCGTTGTTTGAGATTTTGGACGGAAATATGAAAGCCGATAAGGGACACTTCAACTGGGGTGTGACCATCACACCGGCTTACCTGCCGATGGATAATACCGAATTCTTCAATACCGACCTTAACCTGATGGATTGGCTCGCCGGATACTCGAACGATACGCACGAAGTTTATCTGAAGGGTTATTTGGGCAAAATGTTGTTCTCGGGCGAAGAAACCCTGAAGAAAGCATCGGTACTTTCCGGAGGTGAAAAAATGCGCTGTATGATTGCCAAGATGATGTTGAAGAACGCCAACTGTCTGGTGCTCGATTCTCCGACCAACCACCTTGATATGGAGTCGATTCAGGCGTTCAACAACTGTTTGCAGAATTTCAAAGGCAATGTGTTGCTCTCGTCGCATGACCACCAGTTCGTGCAAACCGTTTGTAACCGCATTATCGAATTGACTCCTTACGGAATTATCGATAAGCAGATGGAATACGACGAATACATTACCCGCGAAGACATTAAGGAGCTGCGCGAAAAGAAATACGCAGGCAAACTCTAA
- a CDS encoding outer membrane beta-barrel family protein, which translates to MATKTCLQRIASLMLMAMLCIGIAKADGTVKGRILDQNHRPVEFATAALINAKTKLPIKGSESNSTGDFVIDKVHEGTYILSVTMVGYKKFETEQFAFNGKKDVQKDVVLQENTQMLKEATVVAKRKFIEQQADKMVINPEASITTASENVLDILKKTPGVTVDNNNNISLKGKEGVKVMIDDKPTYVSADQLATLLKGMQGKDIERIEVIENPSSRYDAEGNSGIINIKTKHNKRTGFNGSFYTGGGYSGKFGENIGLDLNMNFGKLNVYGNYSFNGWSGWNTMDAVRNYVTGPYVGAVQQIYNRSDYDGNGHNYKIGSDYYIAKNQVISFMVRGSDGHSNGKTNSVTSFFDNTMKLDSALHTKSGENEHWSNITFNGNYKWDIDSTGTSLTFDADYARFKYHSSTDQHGSYVDGNGNDMNLNSTILGYQPRIINIFTAKTDYVHPIGKKFSIEGGLKTSFVKTNSQSEFTVNDPTNVVWNTGLKPYDQFIYTENINAAYLSARGQFGKTSVQLGLRVENTNSKGDSKSMNRVDTKHYTDLFPSLFIKRDLNENNQLGLTYSYRIGRPGYQILNPFMWLLDQFTYNQGNPFIRPQFTHSLGLNYTYKSKFITSVGMNRTNDLFTDVIRQNDITKVMYQTKDNLSKSIDLNASQTVQLDVTKWWHFNASAIVMYKSVTSNDATADKFKRWSFNANSTQSFTLPCDISMELAGRYRSKQLWGNFTIYEQYSVDFGVQKSLFDKKGTLKVSVDDIFNTNKGGGFAKYGNVDFNVNNHWDSRTVNVSFTYRFGKDSFKTRANRSTASSEEQSRSGK; encoded by the coding sequence ATGGCAACAAAGACTTGTTTGCAACGAATAGCTAGTTTGATGCTTATGGCGATGCTTTGTATCGGAATCGCAAAAGCAGACGGGACCGTAAAAGGTCGGATCCTTGATCAGAATCATCGTCCGGTTGAATTTGCAACCGCAGCTCTTATCAATGCAAAAACCAAACTGCCGATAAAGGGTAGTGAAAGTAACAGTACCGGCGACTTCGTTATCGATAAAGTGCACGAAGGAACTTATATTTTGTCGGTGACAATGGTGGGCTATAAGAAGTTTGAAACCGAACAGTTTGCGTTTAATGGCAAAAAAGATGTTCAGAAAGATGTGGTTTTACAGGAGAATACGCAGATGTTGAAAGAAGCAACGGTGGTTGCCAAACGTAAGTTTATCGAACAACAGGCTGATAAAATGGTGATCAATCCTGAAGCTTCCATTACAACAGCATCGGAAAACGTGCTGGATATTTTGAAAAAGACTCCGGGCGTCACTGTTGACAACAATAATAATATTAGTTTGAAAGGCAAAGAAGGTGTGAAGGTGATGATCGACGACAAGCCGACATATGTTTCGGCTGATCAGTTGGCTACGTTGCTGAAAGGTATGCAGGGAAAAGATATCGAACGAATCGAAGTAATTGAAAATCCGTCTTCACGTTACGATGCCGAAGGAAACTCGGGCATTATCAATATCAAAACAAAACACAACAAACGTACCGGTTTTAACGGTAGTTTCTATACCGGTGGAGGATATAGCGGTAAGTTTGGAGAAAATATTGGTTTAGACCTGAATATGAATTTCGGCAAACTGAATGTTTACGGTAACTATTCGTTCAACGGATGGAGTGGCTGGAATACGATGGATGCCGTCAGGAATTATGTTACAGGGCCTTACGTAGGAGCCGTTCAACAGATATATAACCGTAGCGACTATGATGGTAACGGACATAATTATAAAATTGGATCCGACTATTATATTGCAAAAAACCAGGTAATTAGTTTCATGGTTCGAGGTTCAGACGGGCATAGTAATGGCAAAACAAATTCGGTAACCTCTTTCTTTGACAATACAATGAAGCTCGACTCTGCGCTTCATACCAAATCGGGCGAAAACGAACACTGGAGCAATATAACATTCAATGGAAATTATAAATGGGATATTGATAGCACCGGAACTTCATTGACATTCGATGCCGATTATGCACGCTTCAAATACCATTCTTCGACCGATCAGCATGGTAGTTATGTGGATGGAAACGGGAATGATATGAATCTCAATTCTACAATACTTGGCTATCAGCCCCGTATCATCAATATTTTTACGGCAAAAACCGACTACGTGCATCCTATCGGGAAAAAATTCTCAATCGAAGGCGGTTTGAAAACCAGTTTTGTGAAAACAAACAGCCAGTCCGAGTTTACGGTAAACGACCCGACAAACGTGGTGTGGAATACCGGACTGAAACCGTACGACCAGTTTATTTATACAGAGAATATTAATGCGGCTTACCTCAGCGCCAGAGGACAATTCGGTAAAACATCAGTACAACTGGGTCTGCGTGTGGAGAATACCAACTCGAAAGGTGATTCAAAATCGATGAACCGTGTGGATACAAAACATTATACAGATCTGTTTCCGTCTCTGTTTATTAAGCGTGACCTGAATGAAAATAATCAACTGGGATTGACCTACAGCTATCGCATTGGACGTCCTGGTTATCAGATACTAAATCCGTTCATGTGGTTGCTTGATCAATTTACCTATAATCAGGGAAATCCGTTTATTCGTCCGCAGTTTACACACTCTCTTGGTTTGAATTATACCTACAAAAGTAAATTCATTACTTCTGTCGGCATGAACCGTACCAATGATTTGTTTACCGATGTAATCAGACAAAACGATATTACCAAAGTGATGTATCAAACCAAAGATAATCTGAGCAAGTCGATTGACCTGAATGCTTCGCAGACCGTTCAGCTCGACGTTACCAAATGGTGGCACTTCAATGCTTCGGCAATCGTAATGTATAAATCGGTAACATCTAACGATGCGACTGCCGATAAATTCAAACGCTGGAGCTTTAATGCAAACTCAACACAAAGCTTTACTCTGCCTTGCGACATCAGCATGGAACTGGCCGGACGTTATCGCTCGAAACAGCTCTGGGGTAATTTTACCATCTATGAACAATACTCTGTTGACTTTGGAGTACAGAAGAGCCTTTTCGACAAAAAAGGAACTCTGAAGGTGTCGGTGGACGATATTTTCAATACCAATAAAGGCGGCGGTTTTGCAAAATACGGGAATGTTGATTTCAATGTAAACAACCACTGGGACAGCCGCACGGTGAATGTGTCATTCACTTATCGTTTCGGGAAAGATTCTTTCAAAACCCGCGCCAACCGTTCTACGGCATCGAGCGAAGAACAAAGTCGTAGCGGTAAATAA
- a CDS encoding PH domain-containing protein, with protein sequence MGLFSSLIGNAGAVSQEELKKEYGRLLVEGEEIELGFKLIRDLFIFTTKRLILIDKQGITGNKIEYKSIVYKSISRFSIETAGTFDLDAELKIWISSEQLPSITKQFNKSVNVYDVHKVLASHVLK encoded by the coding sequence ATGGGATTATTTTCTTCATTAATCGGTAATGCCGGAGCTGTAAGTCAGGAAGAGTTGAAGAAAGAGTATGGAAGACTTCTCGTTGAAGGAGAAGAAATAGAATTGGGCTTCAAATTGATTCGTGATCTTTTTATTTTTACAACCAAACGGCTTATTCTTATTGATAAGCAAGGAATTACCGGTAATAAAATTGAATATAAATCAATTGTATATAAGAGCATATCACGATTCAGTATCGAGACGGCAGGAACATTTGATTTAGATGCGGAGTTGAAAATTTGGATTTCGAGCGAACAACTACCAAGTATTACCAAACAATTCAATAAGTCTGTCAATGTTTACGATGTTCATAAGGTATTGGCATCACATGTGTTGAAATAG
- a CDS encoding DEAD/DEAH box helicase: MTTFKELNLNTPLLNALDDSGYVHPTTIQEKAFPVAMSGRDVVGIAQTGTGKTVAFLLPCLRQWKFTKEKHPQILILVPTRELVLQVVEEAKKLAAYTNIRVAGVYGGVNMSKQVLLVKDGVDLLVATPGRLLDLTLNGVIRLKSVKRLIIDEVDEIMDLGFRPQLVRIFDLLPTKRQNLLFSATLTEEVETLMHDFFDTPERIEAAPMGTPLDKITQSAYLLPNFNSKINMLKLMLSHSKQYKRVLVFALTKKLADNIYERISEVFEDEIGVIHSNKAQNNRFETVRRFQEGSYRVLIATDLIARGLDIADVSHVINFDMPDEPELYIHRIGRTGRADKEGTAVSLVSPAEEERQLAVEELMQYQIPMHELPEELELSAVLTPDELEKKITKNIRLKLTNPLKGGGAFHEKIDKNKKVNQKVRHVELMRIKYGKPKKRKPKQ, translated from the coding sequence ATGACTACATTTAAAGAATTGAATCTCAATACACCATTGCTCAACGCGCTTGATGATTCTGGTTACGTTCATCCCACAACTATTCAGGAAAAAGCTTTTCCGGTGGCAATGTCGGGACGTGATGTTGTGGGTATTGCCCAAACCGGAACGGGAAAAACCGTCGCGTTTTTGCTTCCCTGTTTGCGTCAATGGAAGTTCACCAAAGAGAAACACCCTCAGATTTTGATCCTTGTTCCTACCCGTGAATTAGTGCTACAGGTGGTGGAAGAGGCCAAAAAACTGGCAGCCTACACGAATATCCGCGTTGCCGGAGTATATGGCGGTGTGAATATGTCAAAGCAAGTGCTTTTAGTGAAGGATGGCGTTGATTTGCTGGTGGCTACACCGGGTCGTTTGCTCGATCTGACACTGAACGGAGTAATCCGCCTGAAGTCGGTGAAGCGTCTGATTATTGACGAGGTAGATGAAATTATGGACTTGGGCTTCCGACCTCAATTGGTTCGTATTTTCGACCTTTTGCCTACCAAACGGCAAAATCTACTCTTCTCGGCAACCCTTACCGAAGAGGTGGAAACGTTGATGCACGACTTTTTTGATACGCCCGAACGTATTGAAGCAGCTCCGATGGGAACGCCACTGGATAAGATTACACAAAGTGCTTATCTGTTGCCCAATTTCAACTCAAAAATAAATATGCTGAAGCTCATGCTTTCGCATAGCAAACAATACAAACGCGTTCTGGTGTTTGCCCTGACCAAAAAACTGGCGGACAATATCTATGAGCGTATCTCCGAGGTATTCGAAGACGAGATCGGGGTAATTCACTCCAATAAAGCGCAGAATAATCGTTTTGAAACGGTAAGGCGTTTTCAGGAGGGATCGTACCGGGTGCTGATCGCGACCGATTTGATTGCCCGAGGTCTCGATATTGCCGATGTATCGCACGTCATTAACTTCGATATGCCCGACGAACCGGAATTATATATTCACCGTATTGGTCGTACGGGACGTGCCGACAAGGAGGGAACTGCTGTTTCGCTGGTGTCGCCAGCCGAAGAAGAACGACAGCTGGCTGTGGAAGAGTTGATGCAGTACCAGATTCCGATGCACGAGTTGCCGGAAGAACTCGAACTGTCGGCTGTACTGACTCCCGACGAACTCGAAAAGAAGATAACAAAAAATATTCGTTTGAAACTCACCAATCCGTTGAAGGGTGGGGGTGCTTTCCACGAAAAGATAGATAAAAACAAAAAGGTAAACCAGAAGGTGCGTCATGTCGAATTGATGCGAATCAAATACGGCAAACCCAAGAAACGCAAGCCGAAACAATAA
- a CDS encoding head GIN domain-containing protein, with the protein MKKMLLGMICLLIVPFSLRAANVIQEISVGAFSELDVRTVGNVYLIQGNKESVRIESSKDVSDYIVVKNSGNKLTVTTKGLHNWHGKMDIYITVRNLTNAYFKAVGNIQTKNTLQGKMLQLTVNAAGNINFDLNCTQLNADFSAIGNVSLSGSAANAEIHNSATGNVRAGDFRADVLDVHLSGVGNVTLYAGKEISIDASGTGNITYKGNPVVKHLSKHGTGVVKPE; encoded by the coding sequence ATGAAAAAAATGTTGTTGGGAATGATCTGTTTGCTGATCGTTCCGTTTAGCCTTCGGGCAGCTAATGTTATTCAGGAAATCTCGGTTGGCGCATTTTCTGAACTGGATGTACGCACAGTTGGCAATGTTTACCTGATTCAGGGTAATAAAGAATCTGTTAGGATTGAATCAAGCAAAGATGTGTCCGACTATATTGTGGTGAAGAATAGTGGAAATAAGCTCACTGTTACAACAAAGGGACTCCATAACTGGCACGGGAAAATGGATATTTATATCACAGTTCGTAATTTGACGAATGCTTATTTTAAGGCAGTAGGAAATATTCAAACCAAGAATACACTGCAAGGGAAAATGCTACAGTTGACGGTGAATGCTGCAGGCAATATAAACTTCGACCTGAATTGTACTCAACTCAACGCCGACTTTTCTGCGATAGGTAATGTAAGTCTGTCGGGTAGTGCTGCTAATGCTGAAATTCATAATTCAGCCACGGGCAATGTTCGCGCGGGTGATTTCAGAGCAGATGTGTTGGATGTTCACCTCTCAGGAGTGGGCAATGTGACTTTGTATGCCGGTAAAGAAATCTCTATAGATGCCAGTGGTACAGGCAATATAACCTACAAAGGCAATCCGGTGGTAAAACATTTGAGCAAGCATGGTACCGGTGTGGTTAAACCCGAATAG
- a CDS encoding HXXEE domain-containing protein, with the protein MSTLHYNKQLFIAGLIFTLHNTEEVFGFRQFRYPEGILNHIPHGKEMTTAIVLITLIAWIAIIWTTVQTKAGPKKFLLTTLVTAFLFNAFIPHILGAIYFGGYFPAVVTAVALYLPYVYCILPKLYDEFETRKAFFRTVAQGISLALFLVFLTQTAGYLICKI; encoded by the coding sequence ATGTCAACTCTACACTATAACAAACAACTGTTTATTGCAGGCCTTATCTTTACCCTGCACAACACAGAGGAAGTATTCGGATTCCGACAATTCCGTTATCCTGAAGGAATATTAAATCATATTCCGCATGGCAAAGAGATGACAACCGCCATTGTGCTGATCACTTTAATTGCATGGATAGCAATTATATGGACAACGGTTCAAACAAAGGCAGGTCCAAAAAAGTTTTTATTGACCACTTTGGTTACTGCATTTCTGTTCAATGCATTCATCCCGCATATTCTTGGAGCCATATATTTCGGAGGCTATTTCCCGGCAGTAGTCACAGCGGTAGCACTTTATTTACCTTATGTGTACTGTATATTACCCAAGTTGTATGACGAATTTGAAACCCGGAAAGCGTTTTTCAGAACTGTTGCTCAGGGCATAAGTCTGGCACTGTTTCTTGTATTTCTGACTCAAACTGCAGGATATTTAATTTGCAAAATATGA
- a CDS encoding YciI family protein: MFVLILKYVASIEKIDELIPAHRQFLDKYYLRNKFICSGAQVPRTGGIILCNANDKEEVKQIIAEDPFYIFKVAKYDILEFIPSKYAPDFESFI; the protein is encoded by the coding sequence ATGTTTGTACTGATTCTCAAATATGTAGCTTCTATCGAAAAGATAGATGAACTGATACCCGCGCACCGGCAGTTTCTTGACAAATATTATCTTCGCAACAAGTTTATCTGTTCGGGAGCACAGGTTCCGCGCACGGGAGGCATCATACTGTGCAATGCTAACGACAAAGAAGAGGTGAAACAGATAATTGCCGAAGATCCGTTTTATATCTTCAAAGTTGCGAAATACGACATCTTAGAATTCATCCCATCAAAGTATGCTCCCGATTTCGAATCGTTTATATAA
- a CDS encoding head GIN domain-containing protein, with protein MQFNPVKTVAGVLFFLLINNNVFAKELVSRDFPVRSFNEVELRGLGNIFITQGDRESVRIETDTTTMSTVELENEENKLTISSTIDFKHAAKPQMNIYITVVHLQKVQFKDVGAVTSTNELKTDTLNFSMTSAGKVSINLQCKQLNVQFAGVGSFVVKGKADRLALDAKGVGNVQMSDLIANEAVVSFKGVGNVDVYAKEKMTVNASGIGKVVYRGHPRFTDIHKDGIGTVKAE; from the coding sequence ATGCAATTCAATCCTGTAAAAACTGTCGCAGGGGTACTGTTCTTCCTGTTAATCAACAACAATGTGTTTGCAAAAGAGCTGGTGTCAAGAGATTTTCCGGTTCGTTCGTTCAACGAAGTGGAATTACGGGGGTTAGGAAATATTTTCATTACTCAGGGTGATAGGGAGAGCGTGAGAATTGAAACAGATACCACTACCATGAGTACGGTGGAACTCGAAAATGAAGAAAATAAATTGACGATAAGCTCGACCATTGATTTTAAACATGCAGCTAAACCACAAATGAACATTTATATCACTGTTGTCCATTTACAAAAAGTTCAGTTTAAGGATGTGGGTGCAGTGACAAGTACCAACGAATTGAAAACCGATACACTAAACTTTTCAATGACATCTGCCGGTAAAGTATCCATCAACTTGCAGTGTAAGCAATTGAATGTACAGTTTGCCGGTGTTGGAAGTTTTGTGGTTAAAGGCAAGGCAGACAGGCTGGCTCTTGATGCAAAAGGTGTAGGTAACGTACAAATGAGCGACCTGATTGCGAATGAAGCTGTTGTGAGCTTTAAAGGTGTTGGTAACGTGGATGTGTATGCAAAAGAAAAGATGACGGTTAACGCCAGTGGTATCGGTAAGGTTGTTTACAGAGGTCATCCTCGTTTTACCGATATTCATAAAGATGGTATTGGAACAGTAAAAGCGGAATAA
- a CDS encoding GNAT family N-acetyltransferase, whose protein sequence is MIELPSYLILPRNELYRIKPLWEKLNEIHLRDSVHFKDHYSSFTFEKRIMTWTSLPDERVWILVGEVNDEIVGYCVATSTEDGKGEIDSLCVDEAWQNKGVGETLVRESLAWLESRTCSPIRLIVSYGHESVMGFYEKLGFYPRATILELKNPQDI, encoded by the coding sequence ATGATTGAACTTCCCAGCTATCTGATTTTACCCCGAAACGAATTGTATCGAATCAAGCCGCTGTGGGAGAAGCTCAACGAGATTCACCTCCGCGACTCAGTTCATTTCAAGGATCATTACTCTTCATTTACGTTTGAAAAGAGAATTATGACATGGACATCGCTGCCCGACGAGAGAGTGTGGATTTTGGTTGGAGAAGTAAATGATGAAATAGTAGGATATTGTGTCGCCACATCCACCGAAGACGGCAAGGGAGAGATAGATTCGCTTTGCGTGGACGAAGCATGGCAAAACAAAGGCGTGGGAGAAACACTTGTTCGGGAAAGCCTGGCCTGGCTCGAAAGTCGAACTTGTTCACCCATTCGTCTCATCGTCAGTTATGGGCATGAATCGGTGATGGGTTTTTACGAAAAACTGGGATTTTATCCAAGGGCAACTATTTTAGAGCTCAAAAATCCACAGGATATATAA
- a CDS encoding porin, translating into MLYRFLCVFFVAMFASAFVASAQTDKSDSVVVNKRLTTLETIVNKLPKIGGVVNARYQYSSEEGNYNIGKNGFDIRRLQINMQGNVLKNLTYYFQLECAGSPRILDAYARWSLNKSLEIKAGQYKVMYTLENPYAVIDLETVENSQAIKALVTEFQGVKCSGRDIGIAVNGNFFQRNGFNLVEYSLNLLNGNQYNVDNNTNKDFVGTLCVNPVKPLRFALSYYDGEYGPQSSKIKRTLTSVGMKFDDRKLLVRSEYISAQTDVIRSVGFYFTTGYYLTAKLQPVLKYDSYKTDRSNSLSQSTALSAGVNYWLTSNSKVQCFYTLKTFNDTSKKDVNTIAAQYLLGF; encoded by the coding sequence ATGTTATATCGATTCCTTTGTGTTTTCTTTGTCGCGATGTTCGCGTCTGCATTTGTCGCTTCGGCGCAAACCGATAAATCCGATTCGGTTGTGGTAAACAAACGTCTTACCACTCTTGAAACAATCGTAAACAAATTGCCCAAAATAGGTGGTGTTGTCAACGCTCGTTATCAATATTCCTCCGAAGAGGGAAATTACAACATCGGGAAAAATGGTTTTGATATTCGTCGCTTGCAAATCAACATGCAGGGAAATGTGCTGAAAAATCTCACGTACTATTTTCAACTAGAATGTGCAGGCTCGCCACGTATTCTGGATGCGTATGCACGATGGAGCCTGAACAAATCTTTGGAAATAAAAGCAGGACAGTATAAGGTAATGTATACCCTTGAAAATCCGTATGCCGTGATCGATCTCGAAACTGTGGAGAACTCGCAGGCCATAAAAGCGTTGGTGACCGAATTTCAGGGAGTAAAGTGCAGCGGACGTGATATCGGTATTGCAGTGAATGGAAATTTCTTTCAGCGTAACGGTTTCAATCTGGTGGAATATAGCTTGAATTTGCTGAATGGAAATCAGTATAATGTTGATAATAATACGAATAAAGACTTCGTTGGTACGCTTTGTGTAAATCCGGTGAAACCGCTGCGGTTCGCACTCTCGTACTATGATGGAGAGTATGGTCCGCAATCATCAAAAATAAAGAGAACCCTTACTTCTGTGGGAATGAAGTTTGATGACCGTAAATTGCTGGTGCGTAGTGAATATATTTCAGCGCAGACGGATGTAATCCGTTCTGTAGGATTCTATTTTACTACAGGTTATTACCTTACAGCTAAATTACAACCGGTTTTGAAGTACGACAGTTATAAAACTGACAGGAGTAATTCATTGTCGCAGTCTACAGCTTTGTCGGCAGGAGTAAATTATTGGCTGACATCCAATTCCAAAGTACAGTGTTTCTACACACTTAAGACTTTTAATGACACGTCAAAAAAAGATGTGAACACGATTGCTGCGCAATATCTTCTCGGTTTCTGA